In the genome of Osmerus mordax isolate fOsmMor3 chromosome 10, fOsmMor3.pri, whole genome shotgun sequence, the window ACAAGCCAACAAGAATGAAACATActgatattatttttttatctgcATTAAACTGTGCAGATAAACTTTTTTAGGTAGGCATCAGAAAAATTCTGAAAGAGATCCATCATTTACCATACATGGCTGTAGAGGGAAACTGTTATTTCTGATTTTCTGTGTCATATCAAGTGTTACTCATGTCAAAACAGCATTACTAAACTATTCAAAACATACTGATCGTGTGAATCTAAAGAATTTCCATTTGAGTCTATCACATTGTTTGACTTATGAGTTTCTTTGAAAttatgtaatataaatataatacaaaatgatGATAATTACATATTTGCAATATGAAATAAGACCAGGATAAGATTGAGAGGGGTCTCAAAGTAAACATACTCTGTTGTTTCTCCTTCCAGCAGTTGTTTCGGAGGTTGGAGATATATTCATCTTCCACATTCCTCTCCACGTTCTTCAAATTAATTCCCTTGTTGTCCCTGGTAAAGTGATCGGCCACGTAATAGGGCACCCTGAGGGTCTCAGTCAgcctcttgtgtgtgtgacctactGACCTGTAGACAAGGAAAGAGAAACTTCATACTGGAGTTCACATGAATACAACATTGTGTCTCTCAGAGATAACAGTAGTTTGGCAGTAACAAGACAGTaacagagactgacttgtaCAAACAAGTCAATTCACTGGTAAGATTCTAACTAATACACACTAACATATAATCACATTATGTAATAGCCTAATACTGATTACAGCACAATAGCACAAACATAGTATAAAACTACAGTATAGCATTGGTGCCAGAGAAATACGCTACCAACGTTAAAACAGTGTGCAGTTCCTTGGCTGATTTGACCTGTTATGTTACATCTTTATAACCATTATGCATGTCAGTTGTACGTCTTCTGAAAGAAGAAACATCTGAATTGCATTAAATCGAGCGCTCCACATctcctagatgtgtgtgtgaaggtaagGATTTCACTCACGGTCGAAAGCTGAGACTGTAGATGGGACTGGAGACCATTATCTGACTGAGGGCTGACACAATGACCAGGATGAGGATAGGCATAACCTGGATGAAGAGTGCAAAGCCTCCCTGCAAAACCCCATTAACCCACACCCCAACAAAAACTATCAAGACAACTGCAAGAAAGGGATTGCAACTACCTGTAAACTAACTAGCGGAAAATATTGGTTACTTTACACAATAAATGCCAATGAGAATGGTACATACTTCTTCCATATGTTTACCTAACCTTTTATCTGCTTTAACAACATACTGTAGTAGTAAATCTCAGTGTGACTCAGTGTCTCCCCTCGCTATGTAACATTTATACAAAGTTCCTGTTGCCAAACTTGCGAGCCCAACAATGAATACGTAAAACTGCAAACTCacatctctctgtcgctctcttctctctggtctctgaAAGCGCATTCTTCCGTTGCTGTATACATTGGCATTACCTTGAGAATTTCAAAGTAGTATCATTCAAAATCTTGGAAATGTTCAATAAAAGTGAAATTGTGACTTCACAGGTAAGACTCACTTGATGGGAAGCCACCCCCAAAGAACATATTAAAGAGATCCTCGGGTGAAATATCTGCCTCAAAGTTCCTATTGGTTTGCCCTTGTCTCGACAGgttttttctttcctctccacACTGATCATACTGTCTCCTTTTGTCAGAGTGACTCAGAACAGCATATGCATTTCCAATGGCTGTAGAGAAAAATTACAATTTTGTATGGGAGGCAGGATGTTAATGGGTATAATAGTGGAAACATGAGTAGCTATTACCTTTAAATGCCTCTGTTGCACCAGGTGCTTGGTTTTTGTCTGGGTGGAATTTTAATGCAAGTTTTCTGTATGACTTcttcagatcatcttcagaGGCATCTTTTTTAACTCCAAGAATTTCATAAAAGTCATTACATTGTTTTATTCTGCAGAAACAAAGGGATAGGGTTAAGTGAATATGTGAAGTTAAGGTGGGGCTGAGGCATGAGAGAGCATGAGTTCAGGATAACCCAGGGCCCAGGGTAATTCAGTACCAGCCCATTAAGCTGGTACTGAATTCTACACACCTCTTGACTGCATCCATTTGGTCTGAGGTATATGAAGGGGTATGTGAAGCCTTTTCTTCTTGAGAtgtcctcccaccttccccaAGCTTTGAGTGACGAGTGCCTGTGCTTTCACTGGCTCCTGAGAGGTTACTTTCGCACGGGGCAAATCCATTCTTTGCAATCAACTCCAGCAATGCTGAAACAACGGTAGAACAAATGAAAGAAAGTGAGGCAGTTTCAGTCAAAACCTAGATTAACTGTATGACTGGGTCATAAATATCCAGGCAGTAGGCTATCATAATGGCTGTCAGGGCTGTTATGGGCCCGGTTTTGGTGGCTGAGAATGATTGAGTGTGTGCAATTTGTAACATAATTAGTAACTATTAAACTGGCTGTGAACTACCTTGTTGACAACAATGTAAATGCCATAAGTAACGTATAACCTATAATGTTACAACGGGCCTAACCCAACTATCTGGGATGCTGGTCTGGAGCAGACGACGCGTGCACCAGTAATTCCTCACAGCATAATCGCTGTGAATACCACATTCATGTCTAACTGCTCACCGTTAGCCTTTTCAGTCGGAAAAAGTCTCTGTCCCTTCTCTAGAAATCGCTGGGCTTTTTCAGGTTGGTTATTTGTTAACGCAGTGATTGCAATGTCAATGCAGCGTTCTGCCTCATCCCTGTTTACTTCCATTGCAGCAGGACCAAGCATTATTTATGGTGGTTTTCGTTTGAGACGCCTGGGCTGGTCCACGGTACCCACCCGTTGCCTTAAATTTTCGGTGGCTAACCAACCCTTAAGAAAAATAAACCCGACAAAAAGACAAGCCCCATGTCAAAATCCGCCATGTAATTCCAGTTGTATTCTGCAAGAAATGTCTGAGGAATTTACCTTTCATTTCACAAATAGGGACAGGGTGCTCGGCCAACGGAATGGCCTGGTCTTTTAACCAAACGTACGTTTTGGGCGCTTTTTGATGACGTGAGGAGAGGTTGCGATTTGAGATCTTTGTATTCAAAATTATGTGAAACCCTGTGTGGAACGTTTCAGTAGATAGCTCTACGAGTTCCGTGAAAAATATGATATAAAAACAGTAATCACTATATGGACAATAACAGTTTGTGGACACATTTATTTCACATTTCTGCGAAGGCTATTCAAGTTGAAATATTTAATGCGAGATTTGGTTCCATTCAGCCACAAAAGCAGTAGTGAGGTTGGGCACTGATGTTGGTTAAAttggcttacatttacatttattcatttagcagacgcttttatccaaagcgacttccaagagagagctttacaaagtgcataggtcactgctcataacaacaagatagccaaaaaacatcgcgagtagccagaacatgaagcacacattgtgaacaactaaaagtaagtgccaaagggaagaaccataagagcatgtagttaaacaagttacaattaaacaacatgaaccgctataagtgcaagtgtacctgtggaaaaaagcaagcaacagtaataaaaacaatatatcacagcgagaacaaaaatgtaaatcagttaccactaaccacaagagcaacaagtctctaagcaagagtcattgtgatccttgaggaaactaacatcgggggcctgttgcacaaaactaggataagggattaagccaggatatcttggtgatcctggctcaattgatccgtaatccggttgcactaaagatggatagggggcaggaggatatgttatggtataaattaccatggagatttattctgtggagctagcctgctccagaccaggctaaattccaggatctatttaatctcatccctaatgtcagtcagcagtcaccacaaatggaaaccaatagttatttcactgctcactatacattgttatcacatataactagacccactgtcattatttaaacgtttgtgatcattaatttcaatgattttggataaaaaatgatttttagatgatgttgctatcattagataatttacagtttcccatagactataaggctatatataaaatgatagaatattagggccacagaggggaaaaaaacacaagtcataatattgtaaccagttgttttaaaggaggacagttgttaaaatgacagatgtggggcatttcgtgaaattgtacttcagtatggtttcataaacaaagacatgctgatgtgccagaatattaagtatcacattgtcataagtatcaaaactgtaaaaacaatatgtagcttttctgcagaaagaaccagcctcataaatttatgactttatcctttttcttcagtgtggccctagtactctgtcatataaacaaatacacattccatatgaatataaaaacacaatgtgtaacattatgttcctttattgaataaggacaaaacaaagcaggtaaaccatcagctcctttcgaaactgaagtcacagtgactctacaagatggaaagcacagaatccaagcatattatacaaaatgatacatacacattcaaaggtctgtatataacacaccctgcatgtctgcacactaaaataaatgcaggacaaatccatacacatcaactgaacagacaaatgaatggatgcagtagcctccctgcagccttgtattacacacagtataccgcacaaacatcataagaggccaaattcgtaaaaaaacgaacccaaaaaaacccaaattcctctgccaccgcaggacatatttaaccaaaattgaaagcacacatactaactaaaataattcaacacatattggtccctcagcagccgaccactgtcgtcatcagggaagattgccggattgtcccagtccatggctggtggcactctgggggccctctccttcctcaggcaggccacattgtggaggacagcacaagccacagtaatatcacatgccctaacagggctgacccttaatttgtgaaggcagtgaaagcgtgccttcaggaggccaaaggtcatttcaactctggccctggtcctggcatgggcatggttgtaggcctgctgtgcttcctgggggtctgtgaaaggtgtcaggagaaaaggctggcagccataccccctgtctcccagcaacacaccagagaattcacctgtcaacacaaaatctcatcattactacctcataaacacagtgatattcttgacacagccatgatggttataaataggggttgtgtggcttaccttgtgataggcactgatagatttcagaggcccgaaagattctggagtcatggactgagccaggccattttgccacaacattgctgatcacacagtcagcattgcagaccatctgaaatcataagatgaggaatattacaccaatcaatgcacatcactggcaatgcagagtgttcgtcaatggacaatatcaaaaagttatgttcacctgaacattaatgctgtgaaaggatttcctattcacaaaatcggcctcatgggcacctgagggggcttttatccttatgtgtgtgcagtccactgcaccaatgacattggggaaacctgtcacacaaagtaatgagtatcctactatgtgttaacagttgtcctgtaatttgtagatcctcttacctgcaatcctatagaactcctctttgatgtcacagagtcttctgtggccagggaaggagatgaagacatctgctaatgctttgatagccagacacacactccttattgtgcggcaaattgtggccttgttcagctgttctgcatcccccactgagtacaggaaggctccactagcaaaaaagcgcaaggccacacaaaccatttgctccacactcagtgcatggctccgtgcagtgcggtgcttaatcctgggacccagtagtctgcatagatacctgatgccatctgcagaaaacctgtatctttcatatagatggtcatcagggaaggccagtgggtccaaccggtccctgaagaccctttctcgcctgaaggctctcctcagcacaagtgcttcttcatccaccacatctcgcacgaatgggcatgccattgtcagagcagaaaggaacacacaattttgggccttcatataggctagtggccacacctggtgctgggggggtgggcaaaagagggcgatgccttataacgatgacttggttgtactgattgctgggaaaataaaaaaaaccttagaaagatgccaccgtcctgtgtgctcacaataagagctcatatgtcatggctcacttgactttacgagaatatacctaatttttattttcagctgtgtcatcttcttggagctgggggaggaaagaaaaataatgattaatacatttgtgttacagttagcatacagtgtacattgaaggcatatctcacctccctctcaagtttttttatttcaaggtccagtttcctaattgtcctcttttttatttcggactccagtgcaagattttccatctttttcttcttgtactgaatgtctatgtctgccagttctatttggcgccggaggtggttgccatacaactttctgatagcttgtgagctctgtgaacacaatacaattagcgcagctggaatttggcaggatgtggtgtccttttattaatacgcactatgttgccaggctggttttcccactgtatagcatctgggtcctgtaaaagaaattagattttttgattttgatgaggactcctcaccattgtagagtaaatagtactttcacagtcttaacatgatacctcatgccttctggaatccagagagatggtctcctcctcatcatcgtctccatcatgtgctgttgctgctgcactggggccttcaccctatcacatttaatcggattcatattgaagctagtagacaagacatgccaggcctacagtatgcctttgatggagtactcactggatcagcatcgtctggtgcttgtgctggtggctctaacaggaacacagtgctgccagacactgcaaggcaataggtaaaccaaagtcagacagtccaaattgattcaatatgaatgtggttgtatcccatgtagagatggaaggacataccttgaatgaagcgggtggcatcttgggaggaacctatgctcgtctctttccccccagggatcccctctaagacgggcctgcctttatttagctccaaggccatgtcctctgctggggtaaggtcagcctttggtgacccaccacccgtgccttgtctgtgggtattctttttcactgctaaaacagtacagacaatgtgtgagcaggcaccttctgggtacaatatatgcttgtgctttgttaaatattagtcagggaccataccattctgcagaatgttcttgtatttgattttgacctgctgccatgtccgttttggcccgttcatgtttaatctacacacacacacacatatttaatggagtcacactgcaaaaaattacttggtatttttgtcttgttttcagtaaaaatatcaaaaaatttatcatagctttatacagtgtgatggagttactttacacaatttcactcatatctgcagtgcatttcaataaaaaatttaaccgtttcataattacagtacaactgcatttttggagatgtgaattaaatatttgaattgtaattgtgatgtttcagcggagcggtgagtatgtaattgtgcactacttacgcattcaggcggtctgcaatactttgccacgctttttctctttgctttatcactgtggcggtgttgcctttcttcttaattatatcttttacctcctcgtatgcctccatgaggatttgtgcttccgacggggaaaagtacgcggctctagttgccatggtaaatcagttaatctgtgatctgtggcggggtctatttgagtgagccgtgagcgcgcacctatccaggattggtttcacctggcttaatgaatccgtgtctgctcatcctggcttggtctttgtgcaaccaattaagcctggacgcacatgttttggcttcattgagctcagctgagtcatttatcccggatgtcttaattctacttttgtgcaacaggccccggGTCAAGCGAACCCGGCTTGCAGATGGTGTTTAATTGCTTTGATGACAATTCCGTTTGATGGTGTAGATCAATGACCTGTACAGGCCAGTCGTTTTTTCACGCCAAACTCGAGAGCACATTTCTGTATGAACCTCGGAATAGTGCAGGGGTCATTATTAAGGGCCTTTACAAAATTGTTGCCAAGTTTTAATCAGAATAGTAGAATTATGCTTTAGCAGTAATATTTCTACCTGTTGAAACTAAGGGAACTAAACTCAATAGCCCCAATAACCCTCATAAAAGCCCCCATTGTTAATTGGCTTAATAATGCCCCGATGCAATGCGAGGTCTGTTTATGTTTTACCGAGTTTTGTGTGGAAAAACGTAATTGACCTGCACAGACCACATGACCCAAAACATCAAGCACGTTTGGCATACCTTCCTAATGCTcttttggctgaatgggcaAAAATTCATACCCATTCCAAAATGTTGTGTACAGCCTTTCCAGAAGAGTGGCAGCTTATGATTTATTCTCTATGAGCTGTAGCTATACTGTTTGTCTCTACTGTTTAGTCTAAATCCTATTAAAACCCAGCATCTTTACTGTGTTTCGGAGAAATATAATAGCATACACACTTTAtttaatgtttcttttttttctcatcgCAAATCCCACGACGGCCGAGTAGCCTAGTGGAGCTTGGAGTGTGACATTCAATAGTATCTCGTGGAATTAATCATACAGGTGTGAGATTGTCTGCTGCTGTTTTGCTCATCAATAAAGATTTTTGTCGTAACTGAACTATTTTTAAACGAATGGAAACTCTTAACATTTTCATTCCCGGTCACACACTTAAAATGTTTTAAGCTCTTTAATATTAATTATGCAATAGCCTAGCCTACACGTGGAAAGTGTGTATGGCACGATCAAaaattgctaaatgaattaTGTCACGAACAAAACAGCAGATAGGAGGATGGCCAATGAGATGTCATGAGTAAGGTGGTATCAAACATCTCGTCCAATAAAATGCCTTCAAATGCGCTCGTTTCGAACCAGTTACTTCTGGAGACATAAAATGCGAATGGTGTCCCTGTCAATGGTGATCTGTATTTGCAAGAACGCTGCAAGTAAGATAGTGACCGACATAGGCTAGTTTTGTTTACAGTTTATTTACATTTGGTCTCATTCGTCTCCGCGGGTATTCAGTCCGCATTTTGGTAAGTATATTAGCTATTTATTCTAAATTAAGAAAAGTAGGCCATAGATAGTGTAGCCTACTGCGCCAGCTGTCAGCATCCTCCAGTTGGGGTTTGCTAGCAGGGTTGCGTTGAATGGGGTTAAGCGAGTTAGCTAATAGCAACCGACGTTTTCATGTAGCTATACCATGCCATGGAAATAAGATGGCCAGCGAATGCAATGAAGTAGAGTGAAATGCAGTCAACATAAATAATCACCGTGCGTGCATATTTGCAAATGTTTTCTTCATTCTGAGTTGCTATGGAGATTGAATGACTTCATGCATTTTTCAGATCATCTTTGGACATTCACGACGAAAATGACTGAGACTGAGTCAGAGAACCCAGGAGCGAGACGAGGAGATGCTCCCTCCGAAAATCTGAAAACGAGGGACGATACTTTTGACGACACGTACAAAGAAAAGGAAGGCCCTAAACCCCCGAAGACAATCGTTTGGAAAAATGTCATATTAATGACTTTGTTGCACATAGGTGCTCTCTATGGGGGTTTCCTTATTCCAACAGCATCGCCTTTGACCTTGGTTTGGTGTAAGTAGAATAACATATTAAACGATTTAAAATGACATGAAAGTACGATAAGGAAAGGAGTTCAAAATGGCATTTATTTTTTATGGCGTAGTTTAATTTCACCATGGAGGGGCACAGCTGTATGTCATTTGTTGCCATGCTGGAGGCTGCTGCCTTGTGCCTACTTACTTTCCTCCCCTGCTGGTGACTGATATGGTTGCCATCTCGGACTTTTTCTAGTCTCCACCCTGGTTTTCTAGAACCTGCTGTTGTAACTAGGCTAGATGTCGAAAGAATTGGCAGTAGTTGCTATTGGATAATAATCCACTACAAAACCTTTTTTGTATATGATGCACTTTAAAGATGCAGTATGCCTTTGTTATCTAAAGCTATTTCTTTGTTATGTAATTATTTGTAACACGCATGATGCATGACATGGACTTGCTAAGGAAACAAATGTAACAATTATGTTTGGTTTCTCCCTTCGACAGCTTTCTTTTGCTTTATAGTAAGTGCTTTAGGAGTAACTGCAGGTGCTCATCGACTATGGAGTCACAGGTCCTACAAGGCTTCACTACCTTTAAGAATCTTCCTCGCCACTGCTAACTCAATGTCCTTTCAGGTAAGCAAACATTCAGATGCCTTTAGTCAAACACAAGATGAAAAGAGTAACAGTGGTGAAACACGTTGAGGTTCTGAGATATTTTGTCTTTTGTTTCAACAGAATGATATTTATGAGTGGGCTCGAGACCACAGAGTTCACCACAAATATTCGGAGACAGATGCGGATCCCCACAATGCCATCCGAGGCTTCTTCTTTTCTCACATTGGTTGGCTCCTGGTGCGGAAACACCCCGACGTCATTGAAAAAGGGCGCAAGTTGGAGCTCAGCGACCTGAAGGCTGACAAAGTTGTAATGTTTCAAAGGAAGTATGTACTCCTGGTCTATAACTGTTTAAGCTTTCTTCACCCCATTTCTAACCTTGGCCTTAAACTGATGATGCCTGTTTCAGATGTCAGTTTACCTGTTTCAATCCTGTTTGggggaaaaagaagaaaaagtgaCAAAACAGAATGTTGCTGTTTTACAATGCAAATGACTGGACTTCCCCATGTGGAGTCATACTGATGAGACTTGTCTTTATTGCCCCCTGTAGGTACTACAAGCTGTCTGTGCTACTCATGTGCTTCTTCATCCCAATGTTTGTGCCTTGGTACCTGTGGGGGGAGACCCTCTGGGTGGGGTACTTCATCCCTGCTTTGCTGAGGTACACCTTGGTGCTCAACGCCACCTGGCTAGTCAACAGTGCTGCTCACCTGTGGGGGAACAGGCCCTACGACCACAACATCAACCCGAGAGAGAACAAGTTTGTCACTTTCAGTGCCATAGgtatgtaaaaaacaaaaaggcAAATTCAATTTCTCCTAGTCTTTTTCTGTTACTTTGGACAGATAAAACAACTTTCTCCTACTCTCCAGGTGAAGGATTTCATAACTATCACCACACGTTCCCGTATGACTATGCAACAAGTGAGTTTGGTTGCAAGTTAAACCTTACCACTTGTTTCATTGACTTCATGTGTTTCCTGGGCCTGGCCAAGGAATGCAAGAAGGTGTCCAAGGAAGTGGTGTCGGCCCGAGTCCAGCGCACGGGTGATGGAAGCAATAGGAATGGCTAAGAGAACTGCTGTGAAATCGAAAAAGAAACGAGATCAAACCAATGAGACGTATACAGTGTAATTTAAGATGCTTTTCTATCATGTAGCTAGTCACGACGGCACACTCCTTTTTGAGCTATACATTTTCATAGTTCTAAAGTTGAATGTTAGCCTCTGAGGGGACTTGGACCGTTTAACTTTTTGGTTCTTTTTAGCTGCAGTCATATGAATGGGCCCGGAAGGTAAAGACATCTTTTTTTTCCCGAAGCGCCTAGTGTAGTCATCGCTACAGCTTTTCTCTACTGGTTGGATCATGGTCTCATGAACTGAAATAGCTCAAATGTCAATAGTGCCCAAGTGCGGTAAAGGCAATGATTGGACAAATGTTCACGTCTTTAGGACTGCAGTGAAAGAAATGGTTACTTATTTACTTTCGTTATCAGCAGTCATTGGTTGTTTATTATTAATAAAGAACAGCACTGAAACAtgtaaacatttagtcatttagcaacatGTAAAGCATGTTCCATTTAATTGGATATACTGTATGGTATCTATTTCAATGCGATTGCCTTTGTTTTTCTTCAACATTGTTACAGTTTACAGCAAAGTGTTTACAGtaatgtatacagtatgttctCTTTGTGGTTGTAACTATAGAGGGCGTTTTAGTACGTCAACTGCAAAAATGACTGAATTACTATCATGAAAGTGACAAAGGGTGTGGTGAGATACAAACTGGGAAAGAACAGAGACCTGAAAGGTATATTCCTTAACAAGTCTTTAAACCAATGTTCATAGGATAATCTGTAACTGGTCCAGTTAGATTTGGGTAAATGGCAAAACTTTTTCAAATGTCAGTAATTCTAAGGTATGGTATGTACTCTTGCATCACTAATTTACTTAGAACTATTTAAATGGGAAATACTTCAATTCTATGTAACAATGGGGCATTCAATGCGACGATTGcaatgctttttttccacagcatACAGGCTCTGGATTTTGAAGCACACTtggaacaaaaaaaaacgtttttaaaaatTAAGTAATCTTTCTGTTAAGGAATTTAATCAGCCAAATTTACTATGTATCAAGAGTAAACTATTGTCTCAAAGTATGTAAACTGCCATTTGGTGTATTTATTTCATACCTTTAAACATAGCATGGAAATGTGATAGATTTCTTGGTTTTTGGTGATGTTTCCAGAATTTGGCAATGGTTGGACCTTTTGTGTACAGCCTTGCCATCAACCATTTAGACATGGTAGCTAAATTTTGCTTTTCTCATTCTGCAAAATTGTACAGGTTATTCGGTGTGGCCTTTGTCATTTTTCATGACAATTTTGGCTTTTCTCTCACTGCTAATTTGTTATTTTCTTGTGAAAAATATAGTTACAGCATGGAGAAGACCATATTATGCCATAAAGCATTGAGTTGTTTTACAGTAGATTTATCAAGATTGTTCATTCAGGTTGTTTGTGAATTGAAATGtattctctgtgtctgtgttcattaTTAGTATTTGTGGTTCATTTACAAAAATCCTTGCACTTTGGAACTTATTACCGATCTTGCACATTCTGTGGATGGGCCATTAAAGTAGACTAAGAGAAGCCTTTTACTTGTCTAAGGATGAACAAACACCCGACTAAGTCAGGAGGCAACTACCCAATGCCTTATGACTTGCATCCATTCCTGATCCTGTAACAGAGTACCATCAATATGTGAAAAGAATTAGGAAAGAtcaatgaaaatgcattgaatgcCAGATTATCCCTTATTTAGATATGTACCTTCCCCATTTTCAACTAAATGTTAATGAGAGGTGCAGTTAAGGTTCTGAGAAAGCATGTGGACAGTTTACATGTCTACAGCATCTTAAAGTGCTTTATTGAACAAAAATACTCCAAATTTGGCCACAATACCACAAGCCATGCATATATATTTcccttgttgttttcaactatCCGAAACAGTATTTGTTTTGTCAAGTTCTGGGGAGTAAAAGGCCATTCTTCTGTTCTGATATATGTCAAATGTGAAATATTTTCTGAAGTAAAATTCAGAGATATTTTCAATGAACTtgtaataaat includes:
- the scd gene encoding acyl-CoA desaturase; the encoded protein is MTETESENPGARRGDAPSENLKTRDDTFDDTYKEKEGPKPPKTIVWKNVILMTLLHIGALYGGFLIPTASPLTLVWSFFCFIVSALGVTAGAHRLWSHRSYKASLPLRIFLATANSMSFQNDIYEWARDHRVHHKYSETDADPHNAIRGFFFSHIGWLLVRKHPDVIEKGRKLELSDLKADKVVMFQRKYYKLSVLLMCFFIPMFVPWYLWGETLWVGYFIPALLRYTLVLNATWLVNSAAHLWGNRPYDHNINPRENKFVTFSAIGEGFHNYHHTFPYDYATSEFGCKLNLTTCFIDFMCFLGLAKECKKVSKEVVSARVQRTGDGSNRNG